Proteins from a single region of Nitrospira sp. CR1.1:
- a CDS encoding CusA/CzcA family heavy metal efflux RND transporter, whose product MLNSLFEFSLRNRFLVLVFVGLIIAAGVYAMRKLPIDAVPDVTPNQVQILTDSPGLGPVEVEKFITFPVETALSGLPGITLIRSVSRFGLSAVTVYFEEGMDIYFCRRLVMERLPRARQAIPPGFGNPEMGPISTGLGEVFQFEVKGQGFSLMQLRTILDWDIALKLRSVPGVVEVNSYGGELQAYEVVLDASKLVAYKIPIGRVFEAIERNNANAGGGYIVHAQEQYLIRGEGLVQTLEDLNNIVVATGHDGTPITIRNIAQTRFQPLIRQGAVTRDKGGEVVTGVALMLIGENSRVVVNRIKAKLTEIQKSLPPGVTVDPYYDRTDLVRTTIQTVATNLTEGALLVIAVLFLLLGNLRAGLIVASVIPLSMLVALTGMLAAGISGNLMSLGAIDFGLIVDGSVVMIENIMRHLAERRKEVRGRLGHDEIRQVILRSGREVLRPIFFAVGIIIIVYLPILTLQGVEGKMFRPMALTVIFALVAALVLAFTAAPVFVSLFLRQEVREQETWVVRWAKRIYQPLLSQTFQHPAITATAAAVIFSGSLALASVLGAEFIPKLDEGAIALQAWRFPSVALEESVKSTTRIGQILGQFPEVATVVPRTGRPEIATDPMGVEVSDVYIILKPKSEWRTAHTKAELIEAFDRALKAAVPGTIFSYSQPIELRVQELIAGVRSDIAITIFGEDMDTLKRLGDQVVHVVSGVQGAADTKAEQVAGMPYLRVIINREAIARYGINASEILGTVEALGGRVAGQVVKGNQRFSIQVRFRPEDRSNFDRIKDIRVADPSGRQIPLSQLADIRTETGLAQISRENIHRRLAVETNVRSRDLASFVAEAQRAVEAQIPLPKGYWIEWGGQFHQLQEASTRLAIVVPITLFLIFVLLYSTFNTVGPAMLIFLNVPLAATGGIIALALRGMPFSISAAVGFIALFGVAVLNGVVLMAYILDLQKQGLSRAEAASQGAMIRLRPVLMTALVASLGFVPMALSTSAGAEVQQPLATVVIGGLVTSTALTLLVLPTLYVWEERLREAWAQRRGEAKEVPVPYGQEV is encoded by the coding sequence ATGTTGAACTCACTCTTTGAATTTTCGCTGCGCAACCGATTTCTCGTGCTGGTGTTTGTGGGCCTCATTATTGCCGCCGGCGTCTATGCCATGCGGAAGTTGCCGATCGATGCCGTGCCCGACGTGACGCCGAATCAGGTGCAAATCCTCACCGACTCGCCCGGCTTGGGTCCCGTTGAGGTCGAGAAATTCATTACCTTTCCCGTTGAAACGGCGCTGTCGGGGTTGCCCGGTATCACCCTGATCCGCTCGGTGTCCCGTTTTGGGCTGTCCGCCGTCACCGTGTACTTCGAGGAGGGCATGGACATTTATTTCTGCCGGCGACTTGTCATGGAACGCCTGCCGCGGGCGCGGCAGGCCATTCCACCGGGATTCGGTAATCCCGAGATGGGCCCGATTTCGACGGGATTGGGGGAGGTCTTCCAGTTCGAGGTCAAGGGCCAAGGCTTTTCCCTCATGCAGCTACGCACGATTCTTGATTGGGACATCGCCTTGAAGTTGCGGTCCGTTCCGGGTGTCGTTGAGGTGAACAGTTACGGAGGGGAGCTCCAAGCGTACGAAGTGGTGCTCGATGCGAGCAAATTGGTGGCGTATAAGATTCCGATCGGCCGGGTCTTCGAAGCAATCGAACGCAATAACGCCAATGCCGGTGGCGGATACATCGTGCACGCGCAAGAGCAGTATCTGATCCGCGGCGAGGGGTTGGTGCAAACGTTGGAGGACCTCAACAATATCGTCGTGGCGACGGGGCACGACGGGACGCCGATTACCATTCGCAATATCGCGCAGACCCGTTTTCAACCTCTAATCCGGCAGGGAGCGGTGACCCGGGACAAAGGCGGTGAAGTCGTGACGGGCGTAGCCCTCATGCTTATCGGCGAAAACTCCCGGGTCGTCGTCAACCGCATCAAGGCGAAGCTTACGGAGATCCAAAAATCGCTCCCGCCGGGCGTGACAGTCGATCCCTACTATGACCGAACCGATCTGGTGCGTACGACCATTCAAACGGTCGCCACCAATCTGACCGAAGGCGCCCTTCTCGTGATCGCCGTCCTGTTTCTCCTGCTAGGCAACCTTCGGGCCGGCCTCATCGTGGCCTCGGTGATCCCACTGTCGATGTTGGTCGCACTCACCGGCATGCTCGCCGCTGGCATATCCGGCAACCTCATGAGTCTGGGGGCCATCGATTTCGGTCTCATTGTCGACGGGTCGGTCGTCATGATTGAAAACATCATGCGGCATTTGGCTGAGCGGCGAAAGGAGGTACGGGGCCGACTTGGCCACGACGAGATCCGGCAAGTGATTCTGCGATCCGGCCGGGAGGTCCTCCGCCCGATCTTTTTTGCCGTCGGCATTATTATCATCGTTTACCTGCCAATTTTGACGCTGCAAGGCGTCGAGGGAAAGATGTTCCGACCGATGGCGCTGACCGTCATCTTCGCGCTCGTGGCTGCGCTCGTCCTCGCGTTCACGGCGGCTCCAGTCTTCGTGAGCCTGTTCTTGCGCCAAGAAGTTCGTGAACAAGAAACGTGGGTGGTGCGCTGGGCCAAACGGATCTACCAACCGCTCTTGTCCCAGACCTTCCAGCATCCGGCGATCACCGCTACCGCTGCCGCTGTCATTTTTTCCGGCAGCCTGGCGCTCGCGTCGGTGCTGGGGGCGGAATTTATTCCCAAGTTGGATGAGGGCGCGATCGCGCTGCAAGCCTGGCGGTTTCCCAGTGTGGCCTTAGAGGAATCCGTCAAGAGCACGACCCGGATCGGGCAGATTCTGGGGCAGTTTCCAGAGGTCGCCACCGTAGTCCCGCGAACCGGTCGTCCAGAGATTGCCACCGATCCAATGGGAGTCGAGGTCAGTGACGTGTATATCATCTTGAAGCCCAAGTCGGAATGGAGGACGGCTCACACGAAAGCGGAGCTGATTGAGGCCTTCGATCGGGCGTTGAAGGCGGCGGTGCCCGGCACCATCTTCAGTTACTCTCAGCCCATTGAGTTGCGGGTGCAGGAGCTGATTGCCGGAGTGCGTTCCGATATCGCCATCACGATTTTCGGCGAAGATATGGACACGCTTAAACGCCTGGGCGATCAGGTGGTGCACGTGGTCTCGGGGGTCCAGGGGGCCGCGGACACCAAGGCCGAACAAGTTGCGGGCATGCCGTACCTGCGAGTCATCATCAACCGCGAGGCGATCGCTCGCTATGGCATCAACGCCTCGGAGATTCTCGGGACCGTCGAAGCCCTCGGTGGACGTGTGGCGGGGCAGGTCGTCAAAGGCAATCAGCGCTTCTCCATTCAGGTCCGCTTTCGGCCAGAAGATCGGAGCAATTTCGATCGGATCAAGGACATCCGGGTCGCCGATCCTTCAGGGCGACAGATACCGCTCAGTCAGCTTGCCGACATTCGGACGGAGACCGGTTTGGCGCAGATCAGCCGGGAAAATATTCACCGGCGTCTGGCGGTGGAAACCAACGTCCGAAGCCGGGATTTAGCGAGTTTCGTGGCCGAGGCGCAGCGAGCCGTGGAAGCCCAGATCCCCCTACCAAAAGGCTATTGGATCGAGTGGGGAGGACAGTTTCACCAATTACAGGAGGCGTCCACACGGCTGGCGATCGTCGTCCCGATCACGTTGTTTCTCATCTTCGTGCTGCTCTATTCGACCTTCAACACGGTCGGGCCGGCGATGCTGATTTTTCTGAATGTGCCACTGGCCGCCACCGGCGGCATCATCGCCCTGGCGCTCCGCGGCATGCCCTTTTCGATTTCGGCCGCGGTCGGGTTTATTGCGCTGTTCGGAGTCGCGGTCCTCAACGGCGTCGTCCTGATGGCCTACATCCTCGATTTGCAGAAACAGGGCCTGTCGCGTGCGGAAGCCGCTTCGCAAGGCGCCATGATTCGTCTGCGTCCGGTGCTGATGACGGCCTTGGTGGCCAGCCTCGGGTTTGTGCCGATGGCCCTCTCGACCTCCGCGGGGGCGGAAGTGCAGCAGCCGCTCGCGACCGTGGTTATCGGTGGACTCGTGACCTCCACGGCCCTGACTCTTCTAGTGCTGCCGACCTTGTATGTGTGGGAAGAGCGCCTGCGAGAAGCGTGGGCCCAACGGAGAGGGGAAGCCAAAGAAGTGCCAGTGCCTTACGGACAAGAAGTGTAG